One window of the Salmo trutta chromosome 35, fSalTru1.1, whole genome shotgun sequence genome contains the following:
- the LOC115175138 gene encoding ras-related protein Rab-15: MAKQYDVLFRLLLLGDSGVGKTCLLCRFTDNEFHPSHISTIGVDFKMKTLEIDGIKVRIQIWDTAGQERYQTITKQYYRRAQGIFLVYDITSERSFQHIMKWASDVDEYAPDNIQKILIGNKSDEEEKRQVATEQGNKLAKDYGMDFFETSAFTNHNITESFTRLAEQVLSANKKDLDLLRASVTDELNLAALEEEEGITDVAAASQKGCWC, encoded by the exons ATGGCTAAGCAGTATGATGTGCTCTTCCGACTCCTGCTTCTCGGTGATTCCGGGGTTGGAAAAACATGTTTATTATGCAGATTCACGGACAACGAATTTCACCCGTCTCACATCTCCACAATCG GAGTCGATTTTAAAATGAAGACACTGGAGATAGATGGCATCAAAGTAAGGATACAGATATG GGACACAGCAGGACAGGAGAGATATCAGACCATCACTAAGCAGTACTACAGACGAGCACAG gGAATCTTCCTGGTTTACGACATCACAAGTGAGCGATCCTTCCAGCACATCATGAAGTGGGCCAGCGATGTGGACGAG taTGCTCCTGATAACATCCAAAAGATCCTCATAGGGAACAAGTCAGACGAGGAGGAGAAGAGGCAGGTAGCTACAGAACAGGGCAACAAGCTGGCCAAGGATTATGGGATGGACTTCTTTGAGACAAGTGCCTTCACCAACCATAACATAACAGAG TCCTTCACGCGATTGGCTGAGCAGGTCCTATCGGCCAATAAGAAGGACCTGGACCTCCTGAGGGCGTCGGTCACAGACGAGCTCAACCTCGCcgccctggaggaggaggagggcatcACAGACGTGGCCGCCGCCTCACAGAAGGGCTGCTGGTGTTAA